The following proteins come from a genomic window of Sorghum bicolor cultivar BTx623 chromosome 3, Sorghum_bicolor_NCBIv3, whole genome shotgun sequence:
- the LOC110433679 gene encoding uncharacterized protein LOC110433679, whose product MSDIAKRDFEMLAVDGSNYLTWATDIEIRIDGMGLDHTIVQPEAGKDEHKAKALHYLRNHLHPDLKCEYMTEKDPLVLWQSLKDRFRQQLTIVLPRAQQDWINLRFQDFKTVAAYNSALHRIVTKLRLCGQKITDADMIEKTLSTFHHGNIVLQQQYRNSRYTKYSELSEVLSVAEQQNEVLMNNHSARPTGFIAVPEAHANVAESSRNRKRGRGKGRWKGKKGAMFKVKGKGKPKGRFDPKKERGDHSGEEQGDCYRCGAKGHWSRNCCTPKHLVDLYQQSINKSKGQHESHFLTEPEARPEKRDDGVVDASGGVRMDESEDNLLDDFDIFGDLQ is encoded by the coding sequence ATGTCGGACATCGCAAAGAGGGATTTCGAGATGCTCGCCGTGGATGGCAGCAACTACCTCACTTGGGCGACCGACATCGAGATCAGAATCGATGGCATGGGCCTCGATCATACCATTGTCCAGCCTGAAGCTGGCAAGGATGAGCACAAGGCAAAAGCGTTGCATTACCTGCGAAACCACCTTCATCCTGActtgaagtgcgagtacatgacGGAGAAGGACCCGCTAGTCTTGTGGCAGTCCCTGAAGGACCGCTTCCGCCAGCAGCTGACCATTGTGCTCCCCAGAGCACAACAAGACTGGATCAACCTACGCTTCCAAGACTTCAAGACTGTGGCAGCGTACAACTCCGCATTGCACAGGATTGTGACCAAACTGCGTCTATGTGGCCAGAAGATCACTGACGCTGATATGATCGAGAAGACCTTGTCCACCTTCCACCACGGCAACATTGTACTTCAACAACAGTATAGAAACTCAAGGTACACCAAGTACTCTGAGTTGAGTGAAGTACTATCCGTTGCCGAGCAACAGAATGAAGTTCTCATGAACAATCATTCTGCCCGGCCTACTGGTTTCATAGCTGTGCCTGAAGCACATGCCAATGTTGCTGAGAGTTCTCGCAACCGCAAGAGAGGCCGTGGAAAGGGAAGGTGGAAGGGGAAGAAGGGTGCCATGTTCAAGGTCAAAGGAAAGGGAAAGCCCAAAGGTAGGTTCGACCCCAAGAAGGAGAGAGGTGACCACAGTggggaagagcaaggagattgCTATAGATGCGGAGCAAAGGGGCATTGGTCCCGTAATTGCTGCACCCCCAAACACCTCGTTGACCTTTACCAGCAGAGCATAAACAAGAGTAAAGGTCAACATGAGTCCCACTTCCTCACCGAGCCTGAAGCTCGGCCTGAGAAGCGCGACGACGGGGTCGTCGATGCAAGTGGAGGCGTCCGAATGGACGAGAGTGAGGACAACCTTCTTGatgactttgatatatttggagACCTGCAGTAA